The following coding sequences are from one Sesamum indicum cultivar Zhongzhi No. 13 linkage group LG11, S_indicum_v1.0, whole genome shotgun sequence window:
- the LOC105174110 gene encoding uncharacterized protein LOC105174110, with translation MMAHKQFLHELLKEDQEPFHLKSYIADRQSQLKNPSCATTLQLRKRRPLVPETSAKRSNLCKHACFFSFQNSPDVRKSPFLEFPSPAKSPCKSPNRAVFLHIPSRTAALLLEAAMRIQKQQQAKPKSQSKNVGFGLFGSFLKRLKDRSKNKRRAIGDNDLKVSEGNATAVEEKVEETIRISCSCSNRRLSSADWTENNEDKSLDFEASTSSCGSECSEEINPDFGFSEPRFCSSPFRFALRRSPSSSGRRTPEFCSPAASPRRHVKKEKENYESRSLENLRGGEEEEEKEQCSPVSVLDPPFEDDDGHESRDAEEDDYDIECSYANVQRAKQQLLYRLRRFEKLAELDPMELERKLLEGSDEDDLGGEMGRESEDDDPLSLYRQQDTIDSIVAEVLNQSSLECHTMSMSSDMKKLVTDLIIEEKSKTNCSGNNDVVMRRICCRLDAWKQVQFDTIDMMIGLDFRREYDDWKKFPEQVEETAAEIELAIYGLLLEELLSDEELFHMNTQHQELDLVCAH, from the exons ATGATGGCTCATAAGCAGTTTCTGCATGAGCTACTGAAAGAAGATCAGGAGCCGTTTCACCTGAAGAGCTACATTGCGGACAGGCAATCCCAGTTGAAGAACCCCTCTTGCGCCACCACTTTACAGCTCAGGAAACGCAGGCCCCTCGTCCCCGAAACCTCCGCTAAACGCAGCAATCTCTGCAAACATGCCTGTTTTTTCTCGTTCCAGAACTCGCCGGACGTTAGGAAGTCTCCGTTTCTTGAATTCCCCTCGCCGGCGAAGAGCCCCTGTAAGTCACCCAACCGCGCTGTGTTCCTCCACATCCCCTCAAGAACTGCCGCGCTCCTCCTGGAAGCCGCGATGAGGATCCAGAAACAGCAGCAGGCAAAGCCCAAGAGCCAGAGTAAAAACGTCGGGTTCGGGTTGTTTGGTTCTTTTCTGAAAAGACTCAAGGATCGGAGCAAGAACAAAAGGCGTGCTATTGGGGACAACGACCTCAAAGTTTCGGAAGGAAATGCGACAGCAGTCGAAGAGAAAGTAGAAGAAACTATTAGGATTTCGTGTTCTTGTAGTAACCGTAGGCTCAGCAGCGCTGATTGGACAGAGAACAATGAAGATAAATCCCTGGATTTTGAGGCATCCACTAGCAGTTGTGGTTCAGAATGCTCGGAGGAGATTAATCCCGATTTTGGTTTTAGTGAACCACGCTTTTGCTCTAGCCCTTTCAGATTCGCTCTACGCAGAAGCCCGTCATCCTCCGGCCGCCGCACGCCGGAGTTCTGTTCTCCGGCAGCTTCACCCCGTCGCCACGTAAAAAAG gaaaaggaaaattacGAATCGAGAAGTTTGGAAAATTTACGAGgaggagaagaagaggaagagaagGAACAATGTAGTCCGGTATCGGTACTGGATCCTCCTTTTGAAGATGACGATGGACATGAAAGCAGAGACGCAGAAGAGGATGATTATGACATTGAATGCAGCTACGCCAATGTACAAA GAGCCAAACAGCAGCTTTTGTACCGGCTCCGGAGATTTGAAAAACTTGCAGAACTGGACCCAATGGAACTTGAGAGAAAGTTGCTCGAAGGGTCGGACGAGGATGACCTAGGAGGAGAAATGGGACGAGAATCCGAGGATGATGATCCGTTGTCACTGTACAGACAGCAAGACACTATAGACTCAATCGTGGCTGAAGTGTTGAACCAATCAAGCCTTGAATGTCATACCATGAGCATGTCGAGCGACATGAAGAAGCTTGTCACCGACCTAATAATCGAGGAAAAGAGTAAAACAAATTGCTCGGGCAACAACGATGTGGTGATGCGTAGAATCTGCTGCAGGTTGGATGCGTGGAAACAAGTGCAGTTCGACACGATTGATATGATGATCGGGTTGGATTTCAGGAGAGAGTACGATGATTGGAAAAAGTTCCCGGAGCAGGTGGAGGAGACAGCAGCTGAAATCGAGCTTGCGATTTACGGGCTGCTGCTGGAAGAATTGTTGTCGGACGAGGAACTGTTTCACATGAACACGCAACATCAGGAACTGGATCTTGTATGTGCTCATTGA